A part of Limihaloglobus sulfuriphilus genomic DNA contains:
- the rplM gene encoding 50S ribosomal protein L13 produces the protein MKTYMAKTGQVEQKWLLIDAEGAALGRLAAAVAPILMGKNKPQYTPHVDTGDYVVVVNADKVKLSGNKLQQKYYDYYTRYPGGHKYVSYEELLEKKPEMLVELAVRRMLPKNKLGRAMFKKLKIYSGAEHDHVAQQPEKFEL, from the coding sequence ATGAAGACTTATATGGCAAAAACAGGTCAGGTAGAGCAGAAATGGCTGCTGATCGATGCGGAAGGCGCGGCACTGGGCCGTCTCGCTGCAGCGGTTGCGCCAATTCTTATGGGCAAAAACAAGCCTCAGTACACGCCTCATGTTGATACAGGCGATTATGTTGTGGTTGTTAACGCTGATAAGGTAAAGCTCTCCGGCAACAAACTTCAACAGAAGTATTATGACTATTACACCCGCTATCCAGGCGGTCATAAGTATGTCTCCTATGAAGAGCTGCTTGAGAAAAAACCGGAAATGCTTGTAGAGCTTGCTGTTAGAAGAATGCTTCCCAAGAATAAACTTGGCAGGGCAATGTTCAAAAAGCTAAAGATTTACAGCGGAGCCGAGCATGACCATGTCGCTCAGCAACCAGAAAAGTTTGAACTTTAA
- the rpsI gene encoding 30S ribosomal protein S9 has protein sequence MCGVGRRKSSVARVRIKPGTGKLIINRKELKEYFPLLKDQNQVLAPLKATEADSRFDVVINVKGGGTTGQAGAALLGIARALSNFDESLERPLRELNLMTRDGRMKERKKPGQRGARRRFQFSKR, from the coding sequence ATCTGCGGTGTCGGCAGGCGTAAAAGCTCTGTGGCACGTGTGCGTATCAAGCCGGGAACAGGTAAGCTAATTATAAATAGGAAAGAGCTTAAAGAGTATTTCCCCCTGCTCAAGGACCAGAACCAGGTTCTTGCTCCGCTCAAGGCAACCGAAGCGGACAGCAGATTTGACGTTGTCATAAACGTTAAGGGCGGCGGCACCACCGGTCAGGCCGGTGCGGCACTTCTGGGTATTGCCAGAGCGCTTAGCAATTTTGATGAATCGCTGGAAAGGCCGCTTCGTGAATTGAACCTCATGACCCGTGACGGACGCATGAAAGAGCGTAAGAAACCTGGTCAGAGGGGTGCAAGAAGGCGCTTCCAGTTCTCAAAGCGTTAA
- a CDS encoding DegT/DnrJ/EryC1/StrS family aminotransferase, with protein sequence MQVPLLDLKKQFARLEDEIMPAITGVCRMQACCLGPAVAKFEEEIADYCHCKHAIGVSSGSDAIIAALMALGIGPGDEVIIPSFTFVATSGAVARVGATPVFADIEACTFNISPVEIEAKITEKTKAIIPVHLFGQIANMEPIMDIARKNNIYVIEDAAQSIGAARNGIKAGNFGDCGCFSFYPTKNLGAFGDGGLITTNDDNLAKMIRMVRNHGQNATYQYQVIGGNFRLDGIQGAVLGVKLRYLSSWHEARRENAAAYSRALAGVGDITIPHIDDVNYSIFNQYTIRSEKRDELKAHLQENQIGCGVYYPEPLHTQQCFKHLGLKEDDLPVTAKACREVLSLPISPELEEDQRDFVIQKIKDFYA encoded by the coding sequence ATGCAGGTACCGTTACTTGATTTAAAAAAACAATTCGCCCGGCTCGAAGACGAGATAATGCCGGCAATTACCGGGGTTTGCCGAATGCAGGCGTGCTGCCTGGGACCGGCGGTAGCGAAATTTGAAGAGGAAATCGCCGATTACTGCCACTGCAAACACGCAATCGGCGTATCGAGCGGCAGTGATGCTATTATCGCGGCTTTGATGGCGCTTGGAATTGGCCCGGGCGATGAGGTTATAATCCCATCGTTTACCTTTGTTGCTACATCGGGAGCCGTTGCAAGGGTCGGGGCGACACCGGTTTTCGCAGACATAGAAGCCTGCACATTTAACATAAGCCCTGTAGAGATAGAGGCTAAGATTACAGAGAAGACAAAGGCTATTATACCGGTACACCTGTTCGGGCAGATCGCCAACATGGAGCCGATAATGGATATCGCCCGAAAAAACAATATATATGTCATCGAAGACGCGGCACAGAGTATCGGTGCGGCACGAAACGGCATTAAGGCCGGCAACTTCGGTGATTGCGGCTGCTTCTCATTCTACCCAACCAAAAACCTGGGAGCATTCGGAGACGGCGGGCTTATAACGACAAACGACGACAATCTCGCTAAAATGATAAGAATGGTCAGAAACCACGGCCAGAACGCCACTTACCAATACCAGGTCATTGGCGGCAATTTCCGCCTCGACGGGATACAGGGGGCAGTTCTGGGCGTAAAACTCAGATACCTCTCAAGCTGGCATGAGGCAAGACGTGAAAACGCCGCCGCGTACAGCCGCGCCCTTGCCGGCGTCGGCGACATCACGATACCCCATATCGACGACGTTAATTACAGCATTTTCAATCAATACACAATACGCAGCGAAAAACGCGATGAGCTAAAGGCGCATCTCCAGGAAAACCAGATCGGCTGCGGCGTTTACTATCCCGAACCGCTGCACACCCAGCAGTGCTTCAAACATCTCGGTCTCAAAGAAGATGACCTGCCCGTAACCGCTAAGGCGTGCAGAGAAGTCCTCTCTCTGCCGATTTCACCCGAGCTTGAAGAAGACCAGCGAGATTTTGTAATACAGAAGATAAAAGACTTCTACGCGTAA
- the rnr gene encoding ribonuclease R: MDKVYKAEIIRVISNSKYVPVNKAELAGYIKAEDEAEFDSAVNQLVEEGRLVVTGKGLVKLPTMPSKVTGRYRSNRRRFGFVIPDIKYRGGDVYIPEEFVNGAVDGDTVVARVKKSRGHGPDSYDGRVIEVKKRARERFVGVLKKKKSFWAVMLDGNPLGDYVIVDDVGAKGAKEGDKVLVSVMEFPTETAPARGVILEVLGKPGLYDTELAAVIGQYELPGDFPEQCINEAEDISQRYFKQGEADPADGAEDISNKIIITIDPHDARDFDDAISLEQDDKGRKVLGVHIADVSRFVTPDSQLDVEAKERGNSVYLPGKVIPMLPEVLSNGICSLQPKQPRFVKSAYITYDGDGNVVDARFANSVINSFYRLTYKEANEILQGRSDFPKEVLELMKEMNSLARIIEKRRRRQGMLHLDLPETELIMDDNGKVVDAEPADDSYPHTIIEMFMVEANEAVARLMHQLNVPAIRRIHPAPDVFGMRDISSFTRVFGIKVPKKLDRFALQALLSKVKGTNSEYAINNFVLRNFTRAEYSPLKVGHYALASEHYTHFTSPIRRYADLTIHRLLQEYLEGRLKKGGKNTDIPNEDDLIALGEHLGETENNAESAERDLIKTLILTMLSERIGSVLKCVVSGVTRSGIFARCMKYGIEGFIKVELLGNEQWHYEQSIQSLIGKFTGKHISLGTALKAKVVSVNVPGKQLDLAPVEPLVNRKSMTKSVRKAKGKGGSGKKRRRR, encoded by the coding sequence ATGGATAAGGTCTATAAGGCAGAAATCATTCGGGTTATATCAAACAGCAAGTACGTGCCTGTAAACAAGGCCGAGCTTGCCGGCTACATCAAGGCAGAAGATGAGGCGGAATTTGACTCAGCGGTAAATCAGCTTGTAGAAGAAGGCCGCTTAGTCGTTACCGGCAAAGGACTTGTCAAACTGCCGACGATGCCTTCAAAGGTAACCGGCCGCTACCGCTCTAACAGACGCAGGTTCGGATTCGTTATACCTGATATAAAATACCGCGGCGGAGATGTTTATATTCCAGAAGAATTCGTCAATGGTGCAGTTGACGGCGACACTGTTGTTGCCCGGGTCAAGAAGAGCCGCGGCCACGGCCCCGACAGCTACGACGGCAGGGTGATTGAAGTCAAGAAGCGGGCCCGTGAAAGATTTGTGGGCGTGTTGAAAAAGAAAAAAAGTTTCTGGGCTGTGATGCTCGACGGCAACCCGCTCGGCGATTATGTCATAGTCGATGATGTTGGAGCCAAAGGCGCCAAAGAAGGCGACAAGGTACTTGTAAGCGTCATGGAATTTCCCACGGAAACGGCTCCTGCAAGGGGGGTAATACTCGAAGTTCTCGGCAAACCGGGACTTTATGATACAGAGCTTGCCGCGGTTATCGGGCAGTATGAGCTGCCGGGTGATTTCCCAGAACAATGTATTAACGAGGCCGAAGATATTTCGCAAAGATATTTCAAGCAGGGCGAAGCGGACCCCGCCGACGGTGCGGAAGATATCTCCAACAAGATTATAATCACCATCGACCCGCATGATGCCCGTGATTTTGATGATGCTATCTCACTCGAACAGGACGATAAGGGCCGCAAGGTTCTGGGCGTGCATATTGCCGATGTGAGCCGGTTTGTTACTCCGGATTCACAGCTTGATGTCGAGGCAAAAGAACGCGGCAACAGCGTTTATCTTCCGGGAAAGGTTATCCCGATGCTGCCGGAGGTGCTCAGCAACGGTATCTGCTCGCTTCAGCCCAAACAGCCCCGTTTTGTTAAAAGTGCATATATCACATACGACGGCGACGGGAATGTCGTTGATGCCAGATTTGCCAACAGTGTTATAAATTCCTTTTACAGACTGACATACAAAGAGGCAAATGAAATTCTCCAGGGCCGCAGTGATTTCCCGAAGGAGGTTCTGGAGCTGATGAAGGAAATGAATTCCCTTGCCAGAATAATCGAAAAACGCCGCCGGCGCCAGGGTATGCTGCATCTGGACCTGCCCGAGACAGAGCTTATCATGGACGACAACGGCAAGGTCGTCGATGCCGAGCCGGCAGACGATTCATACCCCCATACAATAATCGAGATGTTCATGGTAGAGGCCAACGAGGCTGTTGCACGTTTGATGCATCAACTGAATGTGCCCGCAATCAGGCGAATCCACCCGGCTCCGGACGTGTTTGGAATGCGGGATATTTCGAGCTTTACACGTGTTTTCGGTATCAAGGTTCCTAAAAAACTTGACCGTTTCGCGCTGCAGGCTCTGCTCTCTAAGGTGAAGGGCACCAACAGCGAATACGCGATTAACAACTTTGTTCTTCGCAATTTTACACGTGCCGAATACTCCCCGCTTAAGGTTGGGCATTATGCCCTTGCATCTGAGCATTATACCCATTTTACGAGTCCCATACGAAGATACGCCGATTTGACCATCCACCGTCTCCTGCAGGAATATCTCGAAGGGCGGCTCAAAAAAGGCGGTAAAAACACGGATATCCCCAACGAAGATGATCTGATAGCTCTTGGAGAGCATCTCGGCGAGACCGAAAACAACGCTGAAAGCGCAGAGCGGGATCTTATAAAGACGCTTATACTGACTATGCTCAGCGAGCGTATCGGCTCTGTGCTTAAATGTGTTGTTTCCGGTGTAACCCGCAGCGGGATCTTTGCCCGGTGCATGAAATACGGGATCGAGGGCTTCATTAAGGTTGAGCTGCTCGGCAACGAACAGTGGCATTATGAGCAGTCAATCCAATCGCTTATCGGCAAATTCACCGGCAAGCACATATCGCTTGGCACAGCGCTCAAAGCAAAGGTTGTATCGGTCAATGTCCCCGGCAAACAGCTTGATCTGGCTCCGGTTGAGCCGCTGGTAAACCGCAAATCAATGACAAAATCAGTGCGTAAAGCCAAAGGTAAGGGCGGCTCCGGCAAAAAACGCAGACGCCGCTAA